One window of Anas acuta chromosome 23, bAnaAcu1.1, whole genome shotgun sequence genomic DNA carries:
- the RBM7 gene encoding RNA-binding protein 7, whose translation MGAAAAEADRTLFVGNLDPRVTEELIFELFHQAGPVIKVKIPKDRDGKQKQFAFVNFKHEESVPYGMSLLNGIKLYGRPIKIQFRSGSSHASQDGNSPSLPHGTANTSPSGTAHPASSRYDKSPDNAVAAGFSSVQRSLPSPDNLQRQGVMHGAMRQQSQYGGKYDHPGFAASGYQHGHSFNHSSASQMQWRPDVAALRKTRMGSHPYYSDSRHFGREQRFGDRGPDYCRGKRDDYGFEDRGHDSDHHYRGSRDDFVYEDRNREGWSHDYDNRRENYREGKWRLSRH comes from the exons ATGGGGGCGGCGGCCGCCGAAGCGGACCGGACGCTGTTCGTGGGGAACCTGGACCCGCGGGTGACGGAGGAGCTGATCTTCGAGCTGTTCCACCAG GCAGGGCCGGTGATTAAGGTTAAAATCCCCAAGGACAGGGATGGCAAGCAGAAGCAGTTCGCTTTCGTCAACTTCAAGCACGAGGAATCCGTCCCCTACGGAATGAGCCTGCTCAACGGCATCAAGCTCTACGGGAGGCCCATCAAAATTCAGTTCCGATCAG gGAGCAGTCATGCATCTCAGGACGGTAATTCACCTTCTTTACCACATGGAACTGCCAATACCAGCCCATCTGGCACAGCACATCCAGCTTCCAGCAG ATACGATAAGAGTCCAGATAATGCGGTAGCAGCAGGATTCTCATCTGTGCAGAGGTCTCTGCCGTCTCCTGATAACCTTCAGAGACAAGGAGTG atgcACGGTGCGATGCGGCAGCAGTCCCAGTATGGTGGGAAGTATGATCACCCTGGCTTTGCTGCCTCCGGGTACCAGCACGGGCACTCGTTTAACCACTCGTCAGCCTCGCAGATGCAGTGGCGCCCAGACGTCGCAGCGCTGCGCAAGACCAGGATGGGCTCCCACCCCTATTACTCGGACAGTCGGCATTTTGGCCGAGAACAGCGTTTTGGGGACCGTGGGCCTGACTATTGCAGGGGCAAAAGGGATGACTACGGGTTTGAAGACAGAGGCCACGACTCTGACCATCATTACCGGGGGAGCAGAGACGACTTTGTCTACGAAGACAGGAATCGTGAAGGCTGGAGCCACGATTATGATAACAGAAGAGAGAACTACAGAGAGGGCAAGTGGCGCCTGTCACGGCATTAA